CGCGACACAGCTTGTGGACTGCATGTGTTGAGGCGGGGTGCGTGAAGTGCGACACCCTTACATTGCGCCTACGCCTGTTGTGGCTGCAGCTTCGTATCGACTTGATCATTTCATGGACCTCACTTTTGCAGCCATGTACAAGATACGTACTGTGAGGAACCATCTCCCCACCACGAAACCCCCACCCAGTACGAGCTTCACATAAAGCACCACATCAAACTCCTCTCTTGGTCTCCCTCTCTGCTCTCAAGACGAAACCAGAACGGTGAAGGTCAGCAGGACAGCACACGACAGTGCCCACAGCCGAGCACACTGTACAAGTCGGTCATGATTGTTGAGATCCAGAATACATGGGTGTGCATCACCCCTCCTCCCTCCCGCCGCACGCACCCTGCAGCCGCTTGACCCTACTGTTAGACTAGGTACCCCTCTACCTGCACCAGGCAATCTAAACGAGCGACAGCCTCATCTATCTTGGGACCAGTGACGACGAACCGGCATGAACACCGTGCAGCTCCACTCTCCAAAGAACACGAAATACACGTACATATCGCCGCACGTCTGAACGCCACCTTCGACTAGGTTCGCACACACTGTACCGTATAGCTACTAGAATAGATCTCTTGGCTCAACGCACGGCCTTCTCATGTTACGTTTTCATCTCAGTATAGAGGGCTAGATATGCTTATCAGTAGCTCGAACTTTTCTATCTCAGTATAGAGGGCTAGATGCACTTATTACTTGCTTAAACTTTTCcatcttagtatatagggcTAAATATGCTTATTACTTGCTTAAACTTTTCTATCTCAGTATAGAGGGCTAGATACGCTTATTACCCGCTCAATGTTATCCAATCGTTTTGTTTTCCAAGTGCTAAAAGATATTCCCAGACATTCAAAAGCAAATATATACTTAAATCtctagacttctacttaAGATAGAGCGTTATTAAACTAAGTaggctgtaattagctataagCAGTCTTCCTTTTAGGTTGCAGGGTTGCAGGTTAGGAAGTTGCGGGGTTCTGCTCTAACAGGGCGAGGTGGTACGGATGTAGTGCTTAGAGTGCCTTTTTAGTGTCAGCGACGTTTCTCCTTATACTTTTCTAGAAGCTCTTTCTTCCAAATACTTTTTTTCTCTGAAGATTCTGCTCTATATAGGGAAGATTCTTAGTGTTTAACTATATTTTTCAAATCCCTGGTCTTCTGCTTTGGACAGAGCGTCGGTTGTTCTACTGTGACTTTCAGGAAAGGAAAACAAAATAGATATGTTGATGTGAGAGAGGGAGGTGTACTTTGGCGCGGATGATAGGCTTGTTCTGGTACGGTACACCGGGTTGGTTTAGCGACGCGTTCCGGAACCAGATCCAAGTATCGTGTTTTGAAGACCTCGAGCTGTAGGGAAGACATAGCGTAGTGGAGCGAGGAAAGAACCAACCGTGATTTCCCGTCATGACTGGATTCGGTGCGCAACCAACAACGTTGATCTGAGAAATTATTCCTTCactcgtcttcttctttttgCAGGGTATTGAAGCGCTAAGATTCAGCCAGGAAGATTGTTCGGAAACTGCACAGAGGTGCTCGTGTTTGAATAACTACACTACTTAACCTCCAACCTAAGCGCATCGTACTGCACGTATATACTCCTCGGCAGCACCGCACTCTCGTAGTCCGTAGCGTTGTACGGCAGGCTCAACACAATCTCATTAGTTCCGTTGCTGGCCAGATAGCTTGTCGGGAACAAGAACTTGTGGCTCAGCGTGTAGCAAGCAATGGCACTTCGAGTTGCACAGGAGGAGGATTGGTTGTACCTGCACGAGCGTTAGCAACACATCTCCACACTCTTCTGTACGGCGAGCGCTCACGGGATGATCCACGGCTCTAGTTCGTGTCCGTtcacgacgacgacgaaagGGATGTTGTTCCACGGCTGCGTGGCGTTGAATGTGTCGCTGTTTCCAGCGGCTGTTTTGGCCCCGGCTAGCTGGATCGTGAAGGTTGCGTTCTTCTTGTGCGCTAGTTTATGCTCATCTACATCGAATGTGATTGTCCAGTTGTTGATTTCGCCGTGGCCGGCCGTTTGTTGCGGTCTTTGAGTATTTGCATATCCTCCAAAAACAGACCAGTGGACGTAATTGAAATCCTTGTACGTATCGCTCCTACCGACGTGGTAGTTGACGCCATTGGGGAAGTCGGAGAGATAGTCATACGCGCCCCAGTAGATACGGTATTCCGGAGGGTGGAGTGGGGTTTTAGCTGGCACATGGCCATGTCGCCATTCTCCACCCGCTTTGTCTGGGGTACCGATGCGCCAGAGCTCGGTTCCTGCAGACTCGGCTTCCCATTTCAGTGTGCCAGCATCTGTCGTCTTCTTGGCTTTGACGACTACGTTATCCTTGACCAGCTCACCAAAGATGCCATCTGCATACACGGTCAACCGGTAAGTGCCCGCTTTCACACGTTCGATCCCCACTTTGCCATCACTGCCAATGTCGGCCCAGTATTGGTAAGCAAGTGGATCAATCACGTTGTCCTGGTAGTCTACACCGTTCTGTGCAAGCACTGCGATAGCTCTCTTGGCACCCTTGGGTAGTTTGACCTTGGCCTTCCACGCTCCTCTTTGTACAGTGGGGACGTAGTTCGGTATGTGGTCCGCAATACTGTCATAGAAGTCGGCATTCCAAGACGGGGAAGCATACTGGACGGCTTCGTCACGCAGTGTTCTCCACGAGCTTCCAGCGGGTCCCTTGTTGAAGTGATAGTACTGAGGTCCAAACGTCCGGTCAAATCCGTCGGTGATGTTGGGCGTGCCTGCGCCGTGGTGATTCGAGACCATGTAATTGTAGAGGATCCCGTCAACCACGAGATCCGAGTGTGTGGGCCCACCATAGTAGGTATCTTTCGTATTCATAACCAGCCAGGCGCCAAATGTGGCGTTGTCCTTACTCTGCGAACCATCTCCGAACAAGCCATGCACGGTCTGATCGCGCCACTCTGCCGCAAATGTGTATTTGGTGAAGTAGTCTGCAAACTCCTCCGCGTACGGGTCAGCTGTGCGGTTGCCGATGTACCACGTTGCGTCCTGGACAGTCGTCGAGTTGGTCAAGTTGCCAGAGGCGGGATTGGGGATCGGCATGGGCGAGGCAAGCTCATTGTCGGTAACCAAGTCGGTCCAGAGTTCTGTACTGGGTCGAAAAAGCGTCCGGAACTCCTGTAGATTGCGCAGAAACGGTGTAGTAGAATTGTGGTACGCAATTCGACTAAAGGTGTGCAAGCCAGTCTCCCCATCGCGGAGGAACCAATACTGCTGCAGTAGCTGGCCGGTTGGTGGATACACCTCGCTCATCACGACACCACCGTAGGAAACATTGTGAGTGTCCACACCGTGAAAGAGTTGATACGTTGGGTCAAGGGAACCAGGTGTGTACGAGCCTGATCCAGTACTTGAAGGACCGCTTGCTGGGATGCAATAGCAATCGAGATACGGGCCAACACCGTACCGCCCGTTGCCTGAGGAGCCTCCGGGGGAGTATGGAATATAGGCTGCTGATCCAAGCAAGTCTTGTCCATCGAGCACAAGTGTGTCGATGCCGCCAGTGGTCTTGTTCACAGAAACAAACAACCGGTCATTCTTGAGTTGGAGGTACGCTGAAGTCTCGTTGGCGGTGAGATGCGCAGAAACAAACTGCAAACAAGCAAGCAGAACCAGCGCAATTTCGAAGCGCATCTTGACATGCTCCTTTTGGGTCTTGGAGGCAGAGCTTGACAGGCAACAAGCAATTGAGCCGCATGCGCCAAGATTATATACAGCCTCGGTTGATTCCACCGCCCCACCCGACGTCTGGGGTATGGGGTATCGTTTACCATGTGACTTGGTGGAGTACCCATGAAAACAGGTCGGGAACAACAACACTACGCCCGCATTGCGTGTAGTTGCGGGGATAATCTGTTCACCATTGCGGATAAATCTGGGCCCACGAATGGTGGGACACCAGGCACCAAGAGCTCGGGGCGAATTGTACCGAGTGTTCGAAGGAGTAGGGATTGCCCTGCGGATCTCCTTTGCAGGTTGCAGGAACGGCTCTAGTGTGAGGCATCGGACCATGAGATTTAGAGGGCGGACCATAGTCTAAGCCGCATAGAGTAGCGCTAAGACTAAAGTAATATTAGCGCGCTAGGCGCTAGGACGTATTTGCAATATATTTTTAAGACGTTTTATGcaaaataataatataaaaaatttttataactataactactactaatactactagcatAGCTGCCTAGTAAGCTACTACCTAGCTTAATAGCAACGTATGTCTTAAAGAACATCTTAGAAATatatttctaatatattataggtaaACTATAAGGATTATTTATGCtctctactacctactatatagctatCTAGCCCTTACCTTTAATACTGTAGGCAGcctatttatctatattaggGAGGTCTTCTACTAAGAGGACCTAGGGGGCAGAAACCTTTGCAGTGTAAGAATAAACCTAGAACATGTTTTTAATATATTTTAactttatatagtaataacttagtaggtatagtataCTACATACCTATATCCTAGGCtagtatagctatatatagcTAGCGCCCTCTTTATACAGTACTAGCTGcctatctactatagagcGCTAGTAAGTGCTGTGTAAGTCtaaatactataatatatttttaatatattctaagtttattatagtttagtataaTGCTATTATAACTACCTACTGTAATATTAAGGCCTAGATGCACTAGCAGCAGCTAGCCCTTACCTAAGCCTAAGGCCTACAGCCCCCttcctagctagtaatcctCTAGCTAGATAGTAGTGTAAGTGTAACATCTTCTAAACATATTTCTAGCTTGTTTTAGTACATCTACTAAATATCTTCTAGcttaatattgtctatatagctgctgctgtaggTACACTTAGCAGagctaacctctaccctaactGTAACTAGATAGAACACCTAAGTTAGTTTTTCTATAACATGCTTTTAACAGGTTTCTAACATGTTTTAGCCTATATCTTCTTTGCTAAGGGCAGTTTAGCCTATAAGAACTACAATCTGTAGATAGGCCTACTAGCTacagaggaggaggataataacaataacaataataataataataataataacaataataataataacaataataataataataataataataataataataataataataataataataataataataataataataataataataataataataataataataataataataataataataataataataataataataataataataataataataataataataataataataataataataataataataataataataataataataataataataataataataataataataataataataataataataataataataataataataataataataataataataataataataataataataataataataataataataataataataataataataataataataataataataataattaggaGGAGGATAGGGGAGATAATAAGGAGAACCTAATATCTATTAGGTCCTCTGTCCTCTCCTCTGTCCCCTCTAACCTTGCTAGCCCTTAAACACGTTTATAACGTGTTTCTAGCTTATTttctatactatagttatatataattataaaattAAGTATAGTTACTTAAGATTTCTCTCTAAGTATTTAAGAAATATAGGAAGCCTAACATATATATTACATCTTaaagaattacttagaaatatactactttttaaataagtattctAATATCTGTTAGTAGGTAAACATGTTATAAATATATTCTGTATAAACTTATCTTTAAGataagacttcttatagttttaatataggtagagaATACTATTTCCTTTTAACATCCTAGCATATTCTTTGTAGTTTAGCTATCCCTTTTTTCTACCTAattttatattactagattagtaGAGCAggtacttaaatataagctttACTTTTAGTATATTTCTCTTTAAACGTGTTTAAGGAATCTTTAGTgctagtttaactatagtagggCTATTTTCTACTAAAAGACTGTCTATAGAAGCTATAGGTAGGCTGAActgttatataggtataTCTAGAACAAGTTTAGGTTAAACctgtttattattatctGTAATAGGTCCTAGGGGCAAggtgtaaagagtgtacaaagcgatcacgagggaggatagggttaaagaggatagcaggtgtattgaggtacgtagtgtgtagtaacaagactaattactagagtattagcaataacctctaacacctttatatagtctaggataactagccctatagtagcttgctaagacaggcagaggtacctctaggcctagcgcctaacaatgcctcccttctttagattgtttagcttaaataatagtataattagtaatactatattattttagtctagctttagacgtgtttactctgtctgtcctgttatagctaattctaactaggtttaggcatTTTAGAcaccttataaggctagatagggcttaatcctaattctacctttacctagtaaaagttaaacagaaatcctctcttacctcttactttacctctagggtctaggcagccgcctgcgcaggctaaagctctaactaggtagctggcagcatataagctatctatacccccagttttattagttactactacatcctactttattttagtaagtactaacctattctgtctagcacttttgtaaggatagctaagggattttctaggtctttctagcacgttctaatacgttttagcagatagcactgcataacacgccttagtaacctttcTAGACCGctcctaactactactgcctaccactaactgttactaactattcctaactagtatttgctatagctgttatgttaatgcCTGCTTGCTGTAAGATTAACATtgctaagaatagtaggactgctaagcagTGCTGTATACTCTGCCTCTACtacattactaatagtaatgtgcatagggactgttgtttctctgctaacctagctttatagggtagcctgcgttatagagacgcctaggcctactactacagagagtgttataatagcaacaagaattacctattagtacgtgttttgtctccttttagcttgttttagcatcttttaatatgtttagggccctaataagtacgctaatagctatttaaggctttctagcaatatagcgcgcctttactctagttgctgcctagttactactgcttatgctgctattgttaatgcagctagcgttaagactacccctgcaacatctgctactactgcgcctatatctattaataagaagactgcaataggcaagtctattattaactaggctagcttattgctaggtataatttaagagtatgtTCTATCTCTTTTAggcttattatagtataatctaacctttataggaactatttactataggaagagctacttacgctatataatagcaacactcGCACATATAAGTTAACCTTGTCcagcatctatattaagaagtaagattaatctaaggctagcgctgttaaggctaagataaagtaaaagaagatgttagagaAGAGCAGTAGagagtctaatctagatgcgcctattacctcctgcaagaaggtagtatagcacgttttaacctgttttagtaatgtctaacttcttttatagttaaagtactagattacaggtactagaaagacccttagttaactctaggAGGAAcaagaggagcaggaggctgctgaaCAGGCCGCCGCcaacgctgctgctgccgctgctgctgctaagaagccttatagtagttgtaaggctgctacttatacctatagtagtagttatagttaatagatgttccctataatagaaggtttaaataaataatacctaagtttgtagttagtagacaattttaggctaatatagcaattaggtgcattacactcctaaatagtctaaataatactaggaaggtgttcttctataccatttctcctatatttacttacaattataactatataatatagtgtgtaactttctttatttccttatattaggaatagctataataggctaaaagatgtctactttagctagtctatatttcttagggtaacgtagggttatgttttcccttagcgtaaactattaaatacttattaattaaaaaacccctatagggaaaaatcataattaagtaaaggtatttagcctttttagtcccccctTTTTTtaactttaaccttaacgtcttattacgcagtttaagcagttactttattattttctagtattattttagcgcttctttagaaagatttgtgctaatttcctaggaattctctaagttagggaatctatcctacttaataaggtattcctactgtctattagctaactgccttctattaaggactttttctacatcctacaccttctcttccctcttaactataggttcttgtatttattcctatataattaagagttaacttcttagtatatataggtctagcagtaacgcatagaatactagatagatcccttttattcctagtaggtctactctgtacgCACTGGGGCCAAtctagactataatagtcctaggtcctaggtatttctagtctagcttcttttttaggcgtactgtcctaatgttcttactagagactagtactgtattgcctactttaaagggtgctagtagttgcttcttatctaagtgtttcttttaatacttatttaacttttctatgttTACTTTataggtagcctataaggcaataactctagcagccaattcctttataagaggagattctctacgttttaatgctaaagtaggctaatctatgctccttagatctatactgtaataggcttagaaaggtgttatatttatagatacgtaaatgctattattatacgcaaattctgtaattaaaatctatagagcctaattgtcttattctagagtatagtagcaacgtaagtactgtttaagagtctgattttacctttctgtttagctatctgtctagggataataggctaacgttaagacttgtcttaagtttaaatagtagttaaaggtttcctacgtctttaagtttattagcagcccctaatctaagataatttgtgctggcgcgctgtgtaagtagataatttctctaatctaggtgtgtgctagatcttttctatcctaattagccctagctagtatgtaGTGTAacattttagttaatttatatactactactagtatagagttatacaccagcctagccaccttactagagggtaattctataataaaatctattattacgtccttctatggttagcttagtactagtaaaggttataataacctgtatagtttatattaggtagtagttaatcttctatatactaagcagttatagcagtagttagatacgtccttagtaatgcccttctaggtgtatctgcgctgaatcttctctaaggtcctttgtgctctaaagtgtcctaacattaggttattgtgacgttctttaattacttacactttatcttttagccttataagcaAGATACacttctccttagctatattatcttttccTAGGTTACtttgtcctattttaacgttacttaactcttttttagtactagagagtttgtctgtaTTGTCTAAGTCTATTGTTAGCTCTGTGTAACTATTCTCTCttaactcttctcttttaagatcccttatgttctttcttctttttatagacaaacaaagggttatagccgCTACTATAGGAGCATTAGagttccttctagttaggacCTCCTAAAGTGGttgtataaaagccttattatacttttataagaggtcttacacctttcttatataattaggacgctgtaagggtctatctacagggtttatagaccctaggcaataagtaattacaaagttaaacttagataatactaagtatgcccttacttactaatagctaagaacctttgtctctataaactattttaggtttaagtaatctgttaagatcttaaagaaggtactgtctaagtatctttgcaaatactataggctctagacaattataagaagttcctagttataagtattatagttatactctgcttagattaacttctttaaatagaagtctacaggcctctattaggctagcttcccctctctagggactagttaactaaggattcctaagatagcgcctctagaggcatctacttctatcctagtctgtcttctaggtataaaataaactaagataggtacgttaataaataaatcctttatattctagaaagcttatagagattctttgcttagcttaagaggctaactctccttcttccttattacttaaccaGATTTGgccaaatttagccctttctaggttaattaggttaatagcaaggctaatttagaaaactctataataaatctctaatagtagtttataaagcctataaatacttagatattacaaacTGTGCacaggattagctattcttagattgttttaaccctgtctaggttaatacttacccctttaggtaagactatgtacctaaggtactctatacgttaacagtgctatttacacttatctaagcgtatatagaggtttgcttCGCAAAGCCtttctaagacctccttaacgtgtctaacgtggtcttcctctgtcttagagtatactaatatgttgtctagatatataatataagttacattaactaattctattagtgccttatttatataggcctaaaattaggtaggagcatttataagtctaaacagcattactgtatacttaaaatgtctatacctagtttaaagagcagtcttctacttatcccctttcttaatttagatatagtaatatgccttacgtatatctagtttagtatagaacttagcttacgctagttattctagtaactctataattagtagtaatagatagtagtttttaactattatcttatttagacctctatagtctacaaacagttataggttactatctttcttctttaaaaagagaataggcgcccttgctagcaaccttaagtgttatatctagccacattatagatattctgctagatacttcctaagtatctctaattctgttacagatagtctgtataacagttagtaggaaaaagtagctccttctgcaatattaattactaggttgtgctctctatgctctagtaggacctaagcattatcctctaatcctaagtgcgcatatttgcaatatacttttagaattaggccctttttagcggatattaggttatatatacctactaagtttactatacatatataaacgtctactaagggacttcttatagtgcgtttaaactccttagcatcttctaacactattttctctagtttaggagagtccctatacttcttcccttagaaacgcatacgctagcttaaatagcttagcttagggtttatctagttaatctagggtaatctaaggtatatcttatacctttgtaggtctgtaactacaaaaggtatctattagacctcctgtcttccacaggagttaataatagatacttctgctgtagttactctatagataggcaattctgctctacctacacctttagctactattttatttaatagtgtaacctctagatcctactCCATTACTAGGAGaattaaaattaagtttagttataaccctctatctattaaggcttctacgttCTCTGCGTTGCCTATAGACActttaactgtaagtaggcatatatgttctagatatactaccttataaagagagatattcttcttcttcttcttcttagacaatttaatataggctataagagaggagattagctcttaggtcttTTGTtttttcctaacttatctagagcagggtctttctagtttaactttagctttaggcagttagggcagtagtaactagtttctctatacttaaggtatgcgttttaggtcttatatagcctgtcttagccctttttaccctttactagctccttacagaacttcttagacttaaacaacttttttagggtttttatattcccctctaacctagagttactaaattagcgcttctgtagtcctttgttagttatcttgcctttagctagagtcttcttaggtagctgttagctatactaacctagtctctagttaataatattagcttgttcctctacctttaggattatgtccttttaa
The Ascochyta rabiei chromosome 9, complete sequence DNA segment above includes these coding regions:
- a CDS encoding Rhamnogalacturonan endolyase, producing MRFEIALVLLACLQFVSAHLTANETSAYLQLKNDRLFVSVNKTTGGIDTLVLDGQDLLGSAAYIPYSPGGSSGNGRYGVGPYLDCYCIPASGPSSTGSGSYTPGSLDPTYQLFHGVDTHNVSYGGVVMSEVYPPTGQLLQQYWFLRDGETGLHTFSRIAYHNSTTPFLRNLQEFRTLFRPSTELWTDLVTDNELASPMPIPNPASGNLTNSTTVQDATWYIGNRTADPYAEEFADYFTKYTFAAEWRDQTVHGLFGDGSQSKDNATFGAWLVMNTKDTYYGGPTHSDLVVDGILYNYMVSNHHGAGTPNITDGFDRTFGPQYYHFNKGPAGSSWRTLRDEAVQYASPSWNADFYDSIADHIPNYVPTVQRGAWKAKVKLPKGAKRAIAVLAQNGVDYQDNVIDPLAYQYWADIGSDGKVGIERVKAGTYRLTVYADGIFGELVKDNVVVKAKKTTDAGTLKWEAESAGTELWRIGTPDKAGGEWRHGHVPAKTPLHPPEYRIYWGAYDYLSDFPNGVNYHVGRSDTYKDFNYVHWSVFGGYANTQRPQQTAGHGEINNWTITFDVDEHKLAHKKNATFTIQLAGAKTAAGNSDTFNATQPWNNIPFVVVVNGHELEPWIIPYNQSSSCATRSAIACYTLSHKFLFPTSYLASNGTNEIVLSLPYNATDYESAVLPRSIYVQYDALRLEVK